A stretch of DNA from Cheilinus undulatus linkage group 7, ASM1832078v1, whole genome shotgun sequence:
ttctaaagggggttGATATTTtcgaccctggtagtttttggtttttgtaaaataattgtgtttctgtgtgcaaagtgaaataatgtcagcatccaaaataaaactaagatGTTTgcaaaagctgtgttaaaaactctctgctctgtttaacagcacttgggaaatacttttgTAATTTTCATAGGGggaaaaataatgtgtttttttttttttttcaataaagtaAGATTATGTTGCTGtctttacaaaaacaaagcaaattaaTCACTTTCTTATCAGGTTTTAGAATATTTTGAGTGATATTATTTATCAATGCTAAGCTGACTGACTCATACAGCAACCTACTTACAATCTTAATGGGGCAAAAAGAGTAGTCTAGAAACgtataaaaaacccaaaaaagaaaaatcaacagGGCTGAATCAAGCTTGTTTAAGCTAAGGAAGTCTGATAAAGGGTGATATTATAAAGAGCATATTCTACTGCTTCTGTACAAACATATTCAATGAGAAATAAGTAAAAGAAGAATATGTCACATTAGAGGTCCTTGTGCAATctagtttttctttctcagaGCTTGGAACATGAAACAGAAGAAAGATTCATACAAATCATCTCAACAGACCTTGGATCAAGCAGCAGATAGTTAAAACTTGACTTGATGACGCCCTCCctccacttcctgttttgatcTGGTTGGTCAAACTGCTGGCAGAGAGCTTGCTCGTCCGCATGGCAATATGGCAGCTCGAAGGTCCTCAAAGCCCGACTCAGCTCTGGACTGTAACCTAAATCTATCAAATATAAGACgggaagaggaaaaaatgtctgctttatTGAGAATAATGATGAGCAAAATTCTGATAAGTTTATTAGTATGCATCATTCGTTCAGTGGTTCTAATCTAATCCGCCCACCGAGTGATTGCAGAGCTTCAGTACAAATAATGagtttcattttagattttcatgCTTCATTATGAGAGTAATTTAACAGTCAACTGAAAAACCCTTTATTACTAATTCACAAAGTAAATGAGCAAGTTCTTTAGTTGAAGcaattgcattaaaaaaagcatttttcttcatctttacCTTTTGCACTCTTCCTGTCTCACCCAAAATCTGCTCCCTGTAGAAGCCTGAGTTAAAGCAGTACAATCCTTACCTCACTATAGCTAAAGCTAGGTAAGTATTTGTCATTAACTTCAATTTTTATGTTACCTGTTTTTGAATGATCTGACTGCTTCTGCTGGCGCGGTGACTGTGAGTTTGACTCCTGCAGCAGGCGGTGAAGTCTTCTCATGTACGTCGGTCTGGTTCGGCTGCTGATGGGGCCTGGACTCTCCCCAAACTCTGTCAGCCTCAACCTCAGCTCCTTATCAGTCATCCCTCTGGTCTCCAGGAGTAAACTCTCCtcttccttttcctcctcttccaccTTAATCTGAGGTCTTTGGTTTTCCTTCCCTCTGTCCTTTATCATGTCTGTCTGCATGGAGCGCCAGTCGTAGATTATGGTCTCCTCACCGCTGCTGCTGGTGGTGCTCATACTGGAGCTGAGAGAGGTGTTGGCTGTAGGTGGGACATGAGTCTCAATCAGCTTGTGGCCCTGTTCTGTATCAGTATAAAGGTACTCCACTGGCTCATCCAGATCCTGAATGACTGGTCGACCTCCGGGGGTGTAAGACAGGTTAGCTAGGTGCTGCGGTCTGCGGCAGCTTGACAGCCGGCTCATGCTGTACCTTGGGGTGCATCCAGTGCCTGGGGTACAAGGAAGGTCAGAGTCTTCAATGGATCTCCTTGGAGAAAAATAGCTGGAGCTGGATGACGATGATGCAGATTCTGGCTGGGAGCTATAGTCCTCCGTGATCGACACATCATCATTTTTAGGGCTGTCTTCTTTGTCCTCAGGAGAAGGTTTATTGTtggttttctttgttgttgcttCATCTGAGCTTGTCAGATCATCAGTCAGGAAAGCACCACCTTCTGCAAGATTCTGACTTTGCATGGCGAGGATAATTTCAGCAAGGTTTTTTTCATACCCATCCACTGAAGAGTTTGGATCCTTCTCTAGCACGACTGTGTCCGACAAAGTCTGTGATTCAGAAATAGAGTCAGTGACACTCTTAGGGAGGATGAGAGTGTCAGCTTGGCTGTGACTAATGCTTGAACCTGCCCTGAGGGTGCTGGACTGTGTGTCCTGGGAATCAGCAGGAAAGGGGTCTCCTCCAGTGCTGCTGTCGGAGTAGGATGGTGTACAGCAAATTGCACGTGGTGAACAGTGAAACTCTTCACTGCCCTGAGATCTTGGTGTCTGATGGCGGGTTCGAATCGGCGTGGGGAGGGTCTCTTCAAACAGAGCTGAAGTGGAGAGGAGACTCTCTGGGGTTTTGCTTGTTCTCAGGGAGCAGCGGCTCAACCTGGAGCGAGTCCGGCCTGTTACAAAAGGACTCGGTGTGAATGTAAGATTCAAGTCTTCCTGTAATGCTGCGTTTTTTGCTTCTGGCTTATCAACACCTTTCCTTGAGGAGTCTAAAACTGGGAAGTTACATGCCTCATAAACATCATTATTGTGCTTTTTTGCTTGTGACAAAACCAGATTTTCCTGCGTGCTTCCTGGAATTGTACTGATCTGGGGATCAGTTTGAACAGGTGGATGATTCCCTCCTAAACTTTCCAAACAAGACTCTGCAGAATTACAAATCTTATCACTTTCAGCACCAGGAGAGACCTCCTCTACCTCAGAAGGTATGAGATGTCCCGGGTGAAGAGAAGCTCCCAGAGCACTAGTGTAGTGGTCACTATCACAGCTGCTATAATGACTACTACCACTGCTGCTGCCGACATGTTCAGAGGCCGGTTGTTCTTTTAAATCCACCTGCTCTTCCTTTACAGTCtcaccctcctcttcatcatcactTTCCTCCAAAACACACTGACTGATGACTGttttctccatctcctcctctgtgcTCTCGCTGCTCTCCCTGCAGAAAACATA
This window harbors:
- the ankle1 gene encoding ankyrin repeat and LEM domain-containing protein 1, which codes for MDRKTKRLESQLCKAVKDGEPRSVQLLLSEGACPHLVGSKGVAAIHLAAGKETEKNTRCLKMLLQYGADPNVRSSEGLTPLHIAALWGCYQNLKLLLINGGNPNNKDNEGNTPDQLAEQQENRKCAQLLQEYQASSVDTEDDDLPQFQYSVYSDQTDTSSYPESDYSFCSQSSMISDFGEAALSSTRRSSFFNISHMNVRPSCRGLSYNRLSDMDSRKSYCQDLNISSSHWAPEGPSLLSSTRMSAVGSAVAMPILKEEDVLMYDSNISPSRRDTLPAFHSRRASRKSVSFRDVDEYFPVFSAESPKRQPAIDGSWCTTKLPFDLSEYSGFLDSERMATVLHKQGIDVTSPDHVYVFCRESSESTEEEMEKTVISQCVLEESDDEEEGETVKEEQVDLKEQPASEHVGSSSGSSHYSSCDSDHYTSALGASLHPGHLIPSEVEEVSPGAESDKICNSAESCLESLGGNHPPVQTDPQISTIPGSTQENLVLSQAKKHNNDVYEACNFPVLDSSRKGVDKPEAKNAALQEDLNLTFTPSPFVTGRTRSRLSRCSLRTSKTPESLLSTSALFEETLPTPIRTRHQTPRSQGSEEFHCSPRAICCTPSYSDSSTGGDPFPADSQDTQSSTLRAGSSISHSQADTLILPKSVTDSISESQTLSDTVVLEKDPNSSVDGYEKNLAEIILAMQSQNLAEGGAFLTDDLTSSDEATTKKTNNKPSPEDKEDSPKNDDVSITEDYSSQPESASSSSSSSYFSPRRSIEDSDLPCTPGTGCTPRYSMSRLSSCRRPQHLANLSYTPGGRPVIQDLDEPVEYLYTDTEQGHKLIETHVPPTANTSLSSSMSTTSSSGEETIIYDWRSMQTDMIKDRGKENQRPQIKVEEEEKEEESLLLETRGMTDKELRLRLTEFGESPGPISSRTRPTYMRRLHRLLQESNSQSPRQQKQSDHSKTDLGYSPELSRALRTFELPYCHADEQALCQQFDQPDQNRKWREGVIKSSFNYLLLDPRVTKNLPFRSHTMTPHECFQTFIHSIFYVGKGKRSRPYSHLYEALEYYRGDKTSKKLCPKVQQILQVWSAEQGVISLHCFQNVIPVEAYTREACMVEAIGLKMLTNQKRGDFYGVVSNWQVKRKRELGVHLLYRAMQIFLAEGERQLRPADIRQ